A single Leptolyngbya subtilissima AS-A7 DNA region contains:
- the mltG gene encoding endolytic transglycosylase MltG: protein MAKGSRWVRLSFLGLLVPLATGVAAWQGWAWWSWANQPVSETPAETAPQTVQIQIPPGTPGQQIGQDLEAAGLIRSALAWKLWSRWQTWQNAEGGFQAGTYALNPADSMTAIADVIRSGQVVQTSFTVPEGWNRRQMAAYFQEEGFFSADAFLSATEQVSKDAYPWLPDGIPHVEGFLFPDTYQLPAEGVTPEAVVNAMLSRFETVALPVYQQATTDLTLLQWATLASIVEKEAVIADERGTIAGVFTNRLKQNMPLGADPTVEYGLGIVQTPEQPLTWTQVGTPSPYNTYINPGLPPTPIASAGKASLEAALAPEATDYLFFVARYDGTHVFSRTLAEHEAARDAIRATIDN from the coding sequence ATGGCTAAAGGTTCACGCTGGGTTCGGTTGAGTTTTTTGGGACTGTTGGTGCCTCTGGCTACGGGGGTAGCGGCCTGGCAGGGCTGGGCCTGGTGGAGCTGGGCCAATCAACCGGTCAGCGAAACTCCTGCCGAAACTGCGCCTCAAACGGTGCAAATTCAAATTCCGCCGGGCACTCCAGGCCAGCAAATTGGCCAGGATCTAGAAGCGGCTGGTCTGATTCGGTCTGCCCTGGCTTGGAAGCTGTGGTCGCGCTGGCAAACCTGGCAAAATGCCGAGGGTGGGTTTCAGGCGGGCACCTATGCCTTGAACCCAGCTGATTCGATGACTGCGATCGCCGACGTGATTCGCAGTGGTCAGGTGGTGCAAACCTCGTTCACGGTGCCTGAGGGTTGGAACCGTCGCCAAATGGCAGCTTATTTTCAGGAAGAGGGGTTTTTCTCTGCCGATGCCTTTCTATCGGCCACTGAGCAAGTGTCAAAGGATGCGTACCCTTGGCTGCCGGATGGTATTCCCCACGTGGAAGGCTTTTTATTCCCCGATACCTATCAGCTTCCGGCTGAGGGGGTTACGCCGGAGGCGGTGGTCAATGCAATGCTGAGCCGTTTTGAGACGGTAGCGCTACCAGTGTACCAACAGGCAACGACCGACCTAACGCTGTTGCAGTGGGCTACCCTAGCCAGCATCGTCGAGAAAGAAGCCGTAATTGCCGATGAGCGCGGCACCATTGCCGGAGTTTTTACCAACCGGCTCAAGCAGAACATGCCTCTAGGGGCCGATCCTACGGTTGAATACGGGTTGGGCATTGTGCAGACACCGGAGCAGCCCCTCACATGGACTCAGGTGGGCACCCCGTCGCCCTACAACACCTACATCAACCCAGGGTTACCCCCGACTCCGATCGCTAGCGCGGGTAAAGCCAGTTTAGAAGCGGCCCTAGCTCCCGAGGCTACCGATTATCTATTCTTTGTGGCTCGCTACGACGGAACCCACGTGTTTAGCCGCACGTTAGCAGAGCACGAAGCCGCCCGCGATGCGATTCGCGCCACTATTGACAACTAA